Proteins encoded by one window of Hyphomicrobium nitrativorans NL23:
- a CDS encoding NUDIX hydrolase, which translates to METHPAVRSEPAGVEIGLNAAIVAVVDDEPVALVIRNDGDAVDGLPFGPFSPVAHRTLESGLRSWVEEQTGLGLGYVEQLYTFGDRGRHAQPDDPSLHVVSIGYLALTERGHARDLEHGTWRSWYQYFPWEDWRKGKPDILTSEIEPRLREWAVKPALRSAPVRPVPREDRIRICFGLDGGAWDEEKVLDRFELLYEAGLVEEARRDEREAASLWNGLPRLGLPMRFDHRRILATAIGRVRAKIKYRPVIFELMPDNFTLFELQKTVEAILGPHLHKQNFRRLVESAGLVEPTGEVKTQTGGRPAKLFRFRREVLLERPAPGVRVKPARS; encoded by the coding sequence ATGGAAACGCACCCCGCTGTTCGTAGCGAACCGGCGGGAGTGGAGATCGGACTCAACGCGGCGATTGTCGCCGTGGTGGACGACGAGCCGGTGGCTCTCGTCATCCGCAACGACGGGGATGCGGTGGACGGCTTGCCGTTCGGCCCGTTCTCGCCCGTTGCACACCGAACGCTCGAAAGCGGATTGCGCTCTTGGGTGGAAGAGCAGACGGGGCTCGGGCTCGGCTATGTCGAGCAGCTCTACACGTTCGGGGATCGCGGACGACACGCGCAGCCGGACGACCCTTCCTTGCACGTGGTGTCGATCGGCTATCTCGCGCTCACCGAGCGGGGACATGCGCGCGATCTCGAACATGGGACGTGGCGGAGCTGGTATCAGTATTTCCCGTGGGAGGACTGGCGTAAAGGCAAGCCGGATATTCTGACGAGCGAGATCGAGCCGCGGCTCAGAGAGTGGGCCGTGAAGCCGGCACTTCGTTCTGCGCCGGTGCGGCCCGTGCCGCGCGAGGATCGTATCCGCATCTGTTTCGGCCTGGACGGGGGCGCGTGGGACGAGGAGAAGGTTCTGGATCGCTTCGAGCTTCTCTATGAAGCGGGTCTCGTGGAGGAAGCGCGACGCGACGAGCGCGAGGCGGCTTCGCTTTGGAATGGGCTTCCGCGCCTCGGCCTGCCGATGCGTTTCGATCATCGACGCATCCTGGCGACAGCCATCGGGCGCGTGCGCGCGAAGATCAAATACCGCCCCGTGATCTTCGAGCTGATGCCCGATAACTTCACGCTCTTCGAACTGCAGAAGACGGTGGAGGCGATCCTGGGGCCGCATCTTCATAAGCAGAACTTCCGCCGCCTGGTGGAGAGCGCGGGGCTCGTGGAGCCCACGGGCGAAGTGAAGACGCAGACGGGCGGGCGGCCTGCCAAGCTGTTCCGCTTCCGCCGCGAAGTGCTGCTGGAGCGGCCGGCGCCCGGCGTGCGCGTTAAACCGGCGAGAAGCTGA
- a CDS encoding HD domain-containing protein has translation MSASRSRSDVAAPARAWQRMLSGRRLDLLDPSPGDVDIDDIAHGLARVARWNGQTQGAHAFSVAQHVLLVEEIAGALNAAWPARWRLAALLHDAPEYVIGDLISPFKTAIGFDYKAFEFRILEAVHVRFGLPPTLPDEIQSEIKRADRVAAYYEATRLAGFAEDEALIYFGRPELSEAHFSNTRDLLAPLPAPDAQKLFLQRFSDLGSEL, from the coding sequence ATGAGCGCATCCCGATCAAGGTCAGACGTAGCCGCGCCCGCGCGGGCCTGGCAGCGCATGTTGTCGGGGCGGCGTCTCGATCTTCTCGATCCTTCGCCCGGGGACGTCGATATCGACGACATCGCGCATGGGCTTGCGCGCGTGGCGCGGTGGAACGGGCAAACGCAAGGAGCGCACGCGTTTTCGGTGGCGCAGCACGTGCTGCTTGTAGAGGAGATTGCAGGTGCGCTCAACGCTGCGTGGCCGGCGCGCTGGCGGCTGGCGGCGCTTCTGCACGATGCACCCGAATACGTGATCGGCGATCTGATCAGCCCGTTCAAGACTGCCATCGGGTTCGACTACAAGGCTTTCGAGTTTCGGATTCTCGAAGCGGTGCACGTGCGGTTCGGGCTTCCGCCAACGTTGCCGGACGAGATTCAAAGCGAGATCAAGCGGGCGGATCGTGTGGCGGCCTATTACGAGGCGACGCGGCTTGCGGGCTTCGCGGAGGACGAAGCGCTCATTTATTTTGGGCGGCCGGAATTGTCCGAGGCACACTTTTCCAACACGCGAGATTTGCTCGCGCCGTTGCCTGCGCCCGACGCGCAAAAGCTCTTTTTGCAGCGCTTTTCGGATCTCGGAAGCGAACTTTAA
- a CDS encoding amidohydrolase family protein: protein MSNNAISLELLAFNLKLLGRQRRKNILISAGRREDKKRMLAAVRRILTLDVELYATPGTYRFFKENGIDSTEIHKITDGRSPNILSFLKANRFDLVINVLTGDEDYDEGSDARLIRKLSIENGIPLITDADVGIATLEQIIIDAERGTYRYRLADDSEPWNLRLRFLAAAEKHGGLANHHAHFDKAYLITHENLRLSQVDMQKKWELYRYLKENYTHDDLVERISRGLEMMIQQGVTYCRTMVDADSTVGLLPIKAAMDVKKRYADRIHFEVGVQPLQGVLDPASFAQYAEACELADYCGGLPSRDRPTPEKHLDVILSLAKKLGKPVDVHIDQENNPLENETELLAEKTIEHGMQGRVFGVHAISLSAKEDREQDRIIEKVREADLGIIICPSAALSMKQLPMSGPLHNSIAPYVKLRDAGVRCYLGVDNVHDLFMPMVDGDIWTECRMLMEATRFYDIDAVAEWACAKPITAMAGLSAMDEAAPAKKRAAGV from the coding sequence ATGAGCAATAACGCGATCTCCCTTGAGCTTCTGGCCTTCAACCTGAAGCTGCTCGGCCGCCAGCGCCGCAAGAACATCTTGATCAGTGCGGGCCGCCGCGAAGACAAGAAGCGGATGCTGGCCGCGGTTCGGCGCATCCTCACGCTCGATGTCGAACTCTACGCAACGCCGGGTACCTACCGCTTCTTCAAGGAGAACGGCATCGACAGTACGGAGATCCACAAGATCACCGATGGCCGTTCGCCAAACATTCTGTCCTTTCTCAAGGCGAACCGCTTCGACCTCGTCATCAACGTGCTGACGGGCGACGAGGATTACGACGAGGGGTCGGATGCGCGCCTTATCCGCAAATTGTCGATCGAGAACGGCATTCCGCTGATCACGGACGCTGATGTCGGCATCGCGACGCTCGAACAGATTATCATCGACGCGGAGCGGGGCACCTATCGCTACCGCCTGGCGGACGACAGCGAGCCGTGGAACCTGCGCTTGCGCTTCCTGGCCGCGGCGGAGAAGCATGGCGGGCTTGCGAACCATCACGCCCATTTCGACAAGGCCTATTTGATTACGCATGAGAACCTGCGCCTCAGCCAGGTCGATATGCAGAAGAAGTGGGAACTCTACCGCTATCTGAAAGAGAACTACACGCACGACGACCTCGTCGAGCGGATCAGCCGCGGCCTGGAGATGATGATCCAGCAGGGGGTCACGTACTGCCGCACCATGGTGGATGCGGACAGCACCGTGGGGCTGTTGCCGATCAAGGCGGCGATGGACGTCAAGAAGCGCTATGCGGACCGCATTCACTTCGAGGTCGGTGTGCAGCCGCTTCAGGGCGTGCTCGATCCGGCGTCGTTTGCGCAGTATGCGGAAGCGTGCGAGCTTGCCGACTATTGCGGCGGCCTGCCGTCGCGCGACCGGCCGACGCCGGAGAAGCATCTCGACGTGATCCTTTCGCTCGCCAAGAAGCTCGGCAAGCCTGTGGATGTGCACATCGACCAAGAGAACAATCCGCTCGAAAACGAGACGGAGCTTTTGGCCGAGAAGACCATCGAGCACGGGATGCAGGGGCGCGTGTTCGGCGTGCATGCGATCTCGCTCTCCGCGAAAGAGGATCGCGAGCAGGACCGCATCATCGAGAAGGTGCGCGAAGCCGATCTTGGCATCATCATCTGTCCGTCGGCGGCGCTCAGCATGAAGCAGCTTCCGATGTCGGGTCCGCTGCACAACTCCATCGCTCCGTACGTCAAGCTGCGGGATGCGGGCGTGCGTTGCTATCTCGGCGTCGACAACGTGCACGATCTTTTCATGCCGATGGTGGACGGCGACATCTGGACCGAGTGCCGGATGCTGATGGAGGCGACGCGTTTCTACGACATCGACGCGGTGGCGGAGTGGGCCTGCGCCAAGCCGATCACCGCCATGGCGGGGTTAAGCGCGATGGACGAAGCCGCGCCCGCGAAGAAGCGCGCCGCCGGCGTCTGA
- a CDS encoding YgfZ/GcvT domain-containing protein, with the protein MTYATLLEDRGFVSVTGPDAEKLLGGLITNEMSVLDAAPALYAALLAPQGKILFDFLVVKTADGFLLDTLRARAGELAKRLAIYKLRAAVEIRDASADFVAGAVWGGAPLLEDGAPSGVQVYADPRFSALGHRVIARAGTTAGDLAAAVGGVEISSDAYHAHRIGLGVPEGGRDFAFGDTFPHEALLDQLNGVSFTKGCFVGQEVVSRMQHRTTVRKRVVTVVADAALPREPVPVAIGTVEIGRLGSVAGSRGLALVRIDRVAEAIRDGIPLTAGGTDVRVEVPSFATFRIEVAA; encoded by the coding sequence ATGACGTATGCGACACTTCTGGAAGACCGAGGTTTCGTTTCTGTGACGGGGCCGGACGCCGAGAAGCTGCTCGGCGGCTTGATCACGAACGAGATGTCGGTGCTCGACGCGGCGCCTGCGCTCTATGCGGCGTTGCTTGCGCCGCAAGGCAAGATCCTGTTCGACTTTCTCGTGGTGAAGACGGCAGACGGTTTTCTGCTCGATACGCTGCGGGCCCGTGCGGGGGAACTCGCCAAGCGGCTTGCGATCTACAAGCTGCGCGCCGCCGTCGAGATCCGCGACGCATCGGCGGATTTCGTTGCGGGCGCCGTTTGGGGTGGTGCTCCCCTGCTGGAGGACGGAGCGCCGTCTGGTGTGCAGGTTTATGCGGATCCGCGTTTTTCTGCGCTGGGCCATCGCGTGATCGCGCGCGCGGGGACGACGGCGGGCGATCTTGCTGCCGCTGTGGGAGGCGTGGAAATCTCTTCCGATGCGTATCATGCGCACCGCATCGGGCTCGGCGTGCCGGAAGGCGGGCGCGATTTTGCGTTCGGCGATACGTTTCCGCACGAGGCCTTGCTCGATCAGCTCAACGGCGTTTCCTTCACCAAGGGTTGTTTCGTTGGGCAGGAAGTCGTGTCACGGATGCAGCATCGCACGACGGTGAGGAAGCGCGTTGTGACGGTGGTGGCGGATGCTGCGTTGCCGAGGGAGCCTGTGCCCGTCGCTATCGGTACGGTTGAAATCGGACGACTGGGCTCCGTCGCAGGGTCGCGCGGGCTGGCGCTGGTGCGGATCGATCGCGTCGCGGAAGCGATCCGCGACGGCATTCCGTTGACTGCCGGCGGCACGGATGTGCGCGTCGAAGTACCGTCGTTCGCGACGTTCCGCATCGAGGTTGCCGCATGA
- a CDS encoding DNA-3-methyladenine glycosylase I: protein MTSRKAEAALERCPWVGIDDPLYARYHDEEWGVPHADDVRLFEKLVLEGFQAGLSWITILKKRDNFRRAFHGFDAARIARYTERDVARLMADAGIVRNRLKIEATIDNAKTYLKLRKTQTLASFLWNAVDGKAGAHRHAAFGDVPAATDVSKRLSKALKGAGFRFVGPTTVYAFMQSTGMVNDHLVGCPRHAVCAKLQAAFVPPQV from the coding sequence ATGACATCGCGCAAGGCCGAGGCGGCACTCGAACGATGCCCGTGGGTCGGGATCGACGATCCGCTCTATGCGCGCTACCACGACGAGGAATGGGGCGTGCCGCACGCGGACGACGTGCGGCTGTTCGAAAAGCTCGTGCTGGAGGGATTTCAGGCCGGGCTTTCGTGGATCACGATCCTCAAGAAGCGCGACAACTTCCGGCGTGCGTTTCATGGGTTCGACGCGGCGCGCATCGCGCGTTACACGGAGCGCGACGTGGCGCGGCTGATGGCGGATGCCGGGATCGTGCGCAATCGCTTGAAGATCGAAGCGACCATCGACAACGCGAAGACTTATCTCAAGCTGCGAAAAACGCAGACGCTTGCGTCGTTTCTCTGGAACGCGGTGGACGGGAAGGCCGGCGCCCATCGCCATGCCGCGTTCGGTGACGTGCCGGCTGCGACCGATGTTTCGAAGCGGCTCTCGAAAGCGTTGAAAGGCGCAGGCTTCCGCTTCGTCGGTCCGACGACGGTTTATGCGTTCATGCAATCGACGGGGATGGTGAACGATCACCTCGTCGGCTGTCCGCGCCATGCGGTGTGTGCCAAGCTGCAGGCCGCATTTGTTCCGCCGCAGGTTTGA